From the Alteromonas sp. CI.11.F.A3 genome, the window TTTTCAATAAAACGACCGTTTCTTGCACGACGGCTATCAGCCACCACTAGTTGATAAAATGGACGCTTTTTCGCGCCACCACGCTGTAAACGAATAGTAACCATAAATGCCTCAAACTCGTTGTAGCGTTACCGTTAACTTAAGCCTTCTTTCGACGCCTATAAATTGAGCGCCTAAGAGAAGGCCGCCGAATTATACGGATATGGGCTGTGAATGCAAGTATAAATGCGGGTTAAATAGGGATTATGCATCCCTATTTATTATTTATTGGCTATTAGTGTGGAAGGAGTAAAATTTTCGCTTGCTTATAAGGCCTGAGCTTCTCCTAAACGATAGAGTAAAATAGCCGCTTTATGCATGTTTTGCGCAAAGGTAGACATGTCGGCCACTTCATCTTTTGTATGTCCTCCATCGCCCATTAAGCCTAGGCCATCAATGGCCATGTCTACATGATCTGCAGCAAATGAAATATCTGCGGCACCAGCGTTTCTTGGATTAACCGGCGCTACAGGGCCATAACCTAAAGATTTACTTACATCGCTATACATCTTTAACAGTGCATAGTTTTCATCGGTAGGTGCCATTGGCGGATACCCATCGGCAAAGGTTAATGTCGCAGAGGTATGCGCTAGGTTATTCGAAGCCACTTCCTGCATAACCTTTTTAGCTTTTGCCAACTCGTCAGCGGTTAATGTTCGAATGCCGCCTTTCACGGTCACTTCTTTTGCCACCACATTGGTTTTACCAAAGCCTTGTACAATAGAATTCTCTGGCTGTACTTCAACTTCAGTACCACCCGCTATTAACCCAGGGTTGAAGGTAATATTACCAACGCCCGCTAACTGTTCGCGAAAACTATTTAAAATACGAGCCGTTTCAAAAATAGCGCCGTAGCCCACATTGTCGGTGAATATTTGTGATGAATGCGCAGGCTTGCCTGTTACATCTAACTGCCACCCTATTGAACCACGTCGTGCGACCACCGCTGTTTTAATATCGCCATCTGCATCTTCAAACCCCAGCGCGATATCGGCCCATATTGCTGCATCAACCAAGGCTTTCTTAGATAGTGAAAGTGGGCGGCCGCTACTTTCTTCATCGCCTGTCATCACTACTTTAATACTGATTTTATCAAGCAAATCTAAGGCTTTCAGCGCTTGCAGTGCCGCAATAATAATCACATCACCGCCTTTCATATCGGTGATGCCAGGCCCAGCAATATGGGTGTCATCAACTACGCTGTAGTTTTGGAATGCATCATCTTTGGCAAACACCGTATCTAAATGGCCTATCATCAGAATCTTTGGCCCTGAATTTCCATAGCTAGCCACTAAGTGCCCAGCACGATTAAATTCACTTCCATCAACCCACTGGGTATCAAACCCCATTGCATCGAACTCGGCTTGATAAATAGCCCCTACTTTTTTGACTCCGTCGAAATTCATGGTGCCACTATTGATATTCACGGTTTTTTCTAACAGCGCTTGGGATTGGGTGAGGTTATCATTAATGTGCTTTGTAATTTTCTGCTCGGTGGCAGTATCAGCCATACTGGTTTGGCTAAACATGAATACCATGCCAACAAACAGGGTGTTGAATTTAATTCTTTTAATCATGAATTTTCTCTTATTTATTATCATTTAAGACTTGAATAGACACAGGAAGAATAATGAGAGTAAAACGGGCGTTCTGTAATGTCTAGTGAGATGAAAAAAGTGAATATTAGTGAATAGTGTTTTTTATAGTAGCCGCTAAAAATACGTAAACAGTGTTGCGACATGGGCCCAAGTTGACCCATGTCATAAGAGAATTTTATAGCTGTAGTTTATCAACCTAACTGAGCCAAGGTCACATTCGCATCGTTATAATCCAGGGCAATAAATCGATAACCTGATTCATTTTTTAATATTAAGCTGGGAAAACCCTGGGCGCCAATAGCTTGCCCCATGCTTATTTCTTCCATCAGTGTTTGTTGGGTTTCTGCGCTGTTTAACTCTTTTTCGAATTGCTCTGGGTTTAATCCTAACTCGCTGGCCAGTTCAATCAACGTAGTATCATTAGACGGATTCATAGCGTGAAGATAGTACCCTTCTTGTATCGCTTCGATCATCGTCTCTTCTTTACTGGCATCTTGTTTTCTAGCAGCAATCACCGCACGGCATGACGGATAAGTTGAGCGTCGTGGCTCGCATTTTTCCCAAAAATCAAAGTTGAATATGGTACCCGGCACCCGCTGCATGATGGTTTTCCAATATCCGCTGATTGCAGCTTGCATAGCACTTGGCATGGGTTCGTTAGAATCAGGCGCTAACCCGCCTAATACATATTGCACCTCTATGTGGTTTGGCAGGTTTTGTTTTATCGTGTTCCATACTGGTACAAACGCCCAGCACCAACTGCACATGGGGTCATGTACGTAGTAGAGAATAGATTTACTACTCTGCTGTGTTACTTGTTGTCTGGGCTGTCGCACTGGCTTTTCCAAAACACTCTCCTACATTTAATTAACAAATAACTTTTTAATACTTCACAAGTGAAGATTTTTGGATTACCTTAAACAAAAGCCTTATAGACGTCTAACCATCTAAACACCTAAACGTACAAAGCATAAATTAAATTTTAAGGTATGTTCAATGAAACCAGAAACCATTGCATTACACGCAGGCTATACTAGCGAAGAAACGACTAAAGCAGCAACTACACCTATCTATCAAACAACATCATTCACCTTTGATAATACGCAACATGGCGCTGATTTGTTCGACCTTAAGGTGCCGGGGTATATCTACAGTAGAATAATGAACCCCACCAATGCAGTGTTAGAGCAGCGTTTAACTGAATTAGAAGGTGGTGTTGGGGCATTAGCGGTAGCCTCCGGCATGGCCGCTATTCGCTATGCAATTGAAGCTATCGCAGAAGTCGGTAGCAATATTGTGAGTGTTGGGCAGTTATACGGCGGCACCTATAACCTTTTTGCGCATACTTTTCCTCGCCAGGGTATCCAAACTACCTTCGTACAAGCAAATGACTTCGACGGCCTTGCTGCCGCTATCGATGAAAATACCAAAGCCGTATTTTGCGAGTCTATTGGCAACCCTGCAGGAAACGTTGTTGATATTAAACGTTGGGCCGATATTGCACATGCCGCAGGCGTGCCGTTAATTGTTGATAACACGGTTGCCACCCCTATTCTTTGCAAGGTGTTCGATCATGGTGCCGACATCGCTATCCACTCGTTAACCAAATATATCGGCGGTCACGGTACTACCGTGGGCGGCATTATTGTTGATTCAGGAAACTTTGATTGGGCTGCCCAGTCAGAAAGATTCAGTATGCTAACCACTCCCGATCCAAGTTACCACGGTGTTACCTACACAGAAGCCCTTGGTCCAGCCGCGTATATTGGCCGTTGCCGCGTAGTACCTTTGCGTAACACAGGAGCTGCACTTTCAGCACAAAGTGCGTTTAATATTATGCAAGGGTTAGAAACCTTATCGTTACGGATGGAGCGCCACTGCGAAAACGCAGAAAAAGTGGCTGCGTTTCTTGAAAAGCACCCTTCCGTGAATTGGGTTAACTATGCGGCTCTGCCTGATAGTGAGCACTTCGACACCTGCCAACGCATTTGTGGCGGTAAAGCCGCTGGCATTATCAGCTTTGGTATTAAGGGTGGATTACCAGCGGGCGCTAAATTTATCGATGCCCTTCAGCTTATATTACGCTTAGTAAATATTGGAGATGCTAAGTCTTTAGCGTGTCATCCTGCTAGTACAACGCACCGACAATTAAACGCTGAAGAACTTGCATCTGCTGGGGTGAGTGAAGATATGGTTCGTATTTCGGTAGGTATTGAACATATTGACGATATTGTAGCTGACATCGAACAAGCCCTTATTGCTAGTCAAAGCTAAGCGCTTAAAGTTGCTAAGCTTTGCTCTTTAAAGCGCTTGATTACATTTAGGTACGTCGGGGTTCCAGGTTATAATTGGAACCCCAGACCTTTGTTTTTTACTTTGAACCCAGCCGTTTTCTACTTTTGGTTTTTCTTTTCTAAAATCTTTTCTTTTTTGCTATTTCTTTGCAACTTCCGGCTTCTCTTACAAATTTTTAATCCGGCTTGCGTAAGTCAGGCACACATCAGAGCGAGTAAGGCTCCACCCACCTGATTTACTGCAACTGTAGTCGCATGAATAAATCAACTTTTCCTAATTCAGCGTATAGTCATAACGATTAATTGTTCTCGGCTTCTGTTCGAACGCATCGGTAGCGCAAATTAAATACGGTTTTCCGTAACGTCGCTTTACCCTGTTGAAAATTTAAAAGAGGTTATTTTGGCAACACCGTTAAATGAAGTGTCAACAAAACAAGTACTGCAGTGGATAGGTTCACACTTAAGCCAATACAAAAAACGTGTCGCTGGGGCCATTACCGCCTTGTTTACTGCCGCTATAGCATGGTTAATGTTAGGACAAGGCATTAAATACGCTATCGATAGCGGCTTTGTAGAAAGCGCTTCTGAAACCTTAAACCAGGCCACGGTTATTGTACTGGTAATAACGCTAATTGCCTGCATTGCGACCTATGCCCGCTTTTATTTGATGACATGGTTAGGCGAGAGAGTCAGTGCCGATATTAGAAATCAGGTTTACTCTCATTTGCTCTCACTTCCCCCTTCATTTTTTGCAGAGCTTAGAACCGGTGAGGTTATTTCACGCTTCACTAGCGACACTACGGTAATTCAAACCGTGGTAGGCATGAGTCTTTCTATGACGCTTCGCTCGGTAGTAACATTTATTGGCGCGTTAGTATTGATGGGTATATCTAGCCCCCTACTTACTTTTTGCGTCATCATCGCTGTACCTGCTGTACTCGTACCCATAAAAGTTTTGGCACCACAAGTACGCAAGTTCGCTAAAATCAGCCAAGATAAGGTGGCAGATTTAGGTTCTCACATAGATGAAAGCCTGCATGAAATTATGACGGTTCAAGCGTATACCGCAGAAGACAAAGAACGCGCTCACTTTTCATCAAGAGTTGAGTCGGCGATGGATGCAGCTAAACACCGCATCCATTATCGATCTTTATTGATTGGCTGCATTATGTGCTTAAGCATGACAGCGATAATATTTATTGCGTGGGTAGGCGCACGCCAAGTATTAGAAGGCCAAATGACCGTAGGGGAATTATCCGCCTTTCTATTTTATGCAGTGATGGCAGGTGGCAGTATTGCTACTGTGAGTGAAGTGATTGGTGAAGTGCAGCGAGGCGTAGGCGCTAGTGAACGCCTTTATCAGCTACTGAATGCAACATCAGACGTGACTTCGCTGTCTGAACATTCAGCTTCATCGCAAATACCTCAGGTAGCGCCTGCTATTGTGTTTAAAGATATGAGCTTTGGCTATCCTGGTACTAAGCCATTATTTAACCATCTAAACTTAAATATTAAAGCCGGTGAGAACCTTGCTTTGGTAGGGGCAAGTGGTGCAGGAAAGTCATCGCTATTCCAATTACTTATGCGTTTTTACGACCCAACTAACGGTGAAATTACGTTTGATGACACGCCCATTATGGGCATGCCGCTACGCTGCTTGCGCCAACATATCGCTATTGTTACCCAAGAGCCTGTGGTATTCGCCAGTAGCGTAATGGAAAATATTCGCTACGGCAGCCCCAAGGCAAGTGACGATGAAGTCATTAGTGCGGCCAAAAAAGCTTTCGCCCATGAATTTATCGATAATCTAGAAAATCGCTATCACACTCAGTTGGGTGAGCGTGGCATCAAGCTTTCTGGCGGGCAGAAGCAACGTATCGCCATAGCCCGTGCAATATTGGCAAATCGCCCTATCTTACTTTTAGATGAAGCAACAAGTGCGCTAGATGCTATGAGTGAACGTATGGTCCAACAGGCAATGAATCGTTTAATGGAAGGCAAGACCAGTATTGTTATCGCACATCGCCTTGCCACCGTTCAGCATGCTGATCGCATTGTGGTAATGGATAAAGGCAAAATTGTCAGTATCGGAACGCATGCACAATTAATGAAAAGCGATACCCTGTACAGGGAATACGCTGAACTGCAATTGCTTAGCTAAGCTGCCTATGGTGCTATAACACTAGAATTTTGCTTGGGTTAAGTGGCAAAAAAAAGAACGCGAAAACAGTCACTAATTATCGTTATTAGAAAAATATAAAACTAAAAGATTTCGGAAAAAAAATGACAAATATGATCTCCCGATACGCGAGGGTATCGGCGTGCTGTGTAGTATTGGCACTTACAAGTGTACCGGCTTACAGCCAATTTATGGGTGACAAACAGGCTAAGTTAGTTGTGACTGAGCCTGTCTCTTTCATGTATGAAACCCGAAAAGTGGAAGCTGTGGGCAGTGCCGAGGCACTTCGCTCCATTGCACTTTACCCCGCCGTTGCCGATGAAGTCATCGAAGTCAATTTTGTTCCTGGCCAACTTGTTGAAGCTGGAAAAGTTTTAGTAAAGCTAGATAATCGTCGCCAGAAGAATGCCGTTAAGCGTGCTGAGCTAACATTAAAGGATGCACAGCGTACGCTTGATAGACTTATCACTAGCCATGCCCAAGGCGCAGTGCCTATCAGTGAACTTGACCTTGCACGCACCCAGCGTGACCTAGCCGAAGTGGCTTTGGAAGAGGCTATTGTCGACTTAGATGACCGTTTTATAAAAGCACCTTTTGACGGCGTTGTCGGCATTACTGACATCGAAGTAGGCGACAGAATAAACGAGCAAACGTTAATTACTACGCTTGACCATAGAAGTAAGCTTTACATTAACTTCAAAGCCCCAGAAGCGGCATTACCTGTGCTGATGAATGCGCCGGATGTGACGTTAGAGCCATGGAGCGATCGCGAAGTGGCCATTAAAGCCGAAATTGCTCAAATTGATTCGCGCATTAACGAAGCAGATCGTACCTTGCGAGCCCGCGCACTGTTAGACAACTCAGCAGACAAATTTCGCCCTGGCATGAGCTTTCGAGTGAATTTAAGCATTAAAGGCGACCGCTATGCCGCCATTCCAGAAGCCGCATTATTATGGGGTGCCACTGGCGCATACATTTGGCTTGCAGAGTCTGGAAAAGCGAAACGCGTTGATGTGAATGTTCATCAACGCTTGCGCGGCGCAATTTTAGTGTCTGGCGCCATTAGCGAAGGCGACACGTTAATTGCTGAAGGTGTGCAACGCCTTCGAAATGGACAAGCGATTACAACGGAATTGGTTGGGGGCCCCGCCAATGAGTAACGCGCCGGTAACCAATGACCTTCCCTCCTTATCAATTCGACGACCGGTACTCATTGTTGTTCTTAACTTACTTATTGCAATTGCCGGTTTATCGGCACTAAGTGCACTAGAAGTTCGAGAACTTCCCGATGTAGATACGCCAAGAATTACTGTTACTGCCACTTACCCTGGTGCATCACCGGAAACCGTAGATGCAGAGGTTACCAGTCGCTTAGAAGGTGCGGTAGCTCGTGTTAGTGGCGTAAAAAACATTTCCGCACAAAGCGAAGAAAATTCAGCACGTATAAGGGTAGAGTTTCGCGCTGGCGTTGACTTAGAAGATGCCGCTAACGAAACCCGAGAGTCGGTGAGCCGCGTTCAGCGACAGCTACCGGATAACGTAGAAGAACTAGCGATTATTCGCGCAGACAGTGATGCGCAAGCGGTGGTAAGCCTTGCCATTTCAAGCGACACCCTAGACATGGAAACCTTAACTGAGCGTGTTGATACAGATGTGGCTCCGCTTTTTTTGAGCATTCCAGGGGTAGCCGATGTCAGCATGAGTGGCGACAGAGAACGTGTACTTAGGGTGTCCGTTGACCCACTTCGTTTAACCAGCTTTGGGTTATCGATGGCCGAAATTGCCAGCGCATTATCGCTAGCCCCTTTCGATGTGCCCGCAGGGAGCATTCAATCTTCCGACCAAGCCTTAATTGTTCGCGCAGATGCTACATCAGTCAGCGCTGAAGATGTAGGTAATATTGTCGTTTCAGGTGATATACGAATCAGCGACGTCGCCAGTGTGTATTTTGGTCCTGCCGACTCCAGCAGTATGGTTCGCCTTGATGGTCGCCCTGTTATTGGTTTAGGCGTTATCCGCCAAGCCAGTTCAAACACCATTGAAATTTCAGATGAAGTGCTTTCTATGGTGAAAGACTTAGACAAACGCTTTACGGATATGAAGATTGTAGTGACATCTGACGATGCTGAATTTATTCGAGATTCGGTAAAAGAAGTGGTGGTGTCGCTGAGCCTTACCGTGGCGTTAGTTGTTCTCACCTTACTCGTGTTTATTGGCTCTTGGCGCGCCACTATTGTGCCTGCCCTGAGTATTCCGGTCTCACTAGCAGGCGCACTAGGTATTATTTGGGCCATGGGCTTTTCGGTGAACATTCTAACCTTACTGGCATTAGTACTTGCCACAGGCATGATTGTTGATGACGCCATTGTAGTATCTGAAAATATTCAGCGCAGAAGAGCCATGGGACTTGGTCCTCGGGCAGCTGCGGTTATTGGTACTCGTGAAGTATTCTTCGCGGTTATTGCTACCACGGCAGTATTAGCCTCGGTGTTTATACCCATCGCATTCCTGCCATCTACCGCAGGACGCTTATTCAGAGAATTCGGCGGCGTGTTAGCTGGGGCAGTCATTATTTCGTCGTTTGTTGCTTTATCGTTAGTACCTGCGCTTACCGCGAGGCTGTCAAAAAAGCAATCTACCAAATCGGGCTTTTTCGATGCCACCTTTGGCCGCTTCGGTCACGCCTGTTTACGCCTGTATCAAAAGTCACTGGTGTTCGCGCTAAAATACGCATGGGCGGTAGGCATACTAAGCTTATTGGCTGGCGGTGGTGCGTACTTGCTGGCAAAGAATATTGATAATGAGTTAATGCCAAGTGAAGATAGAGGCACAATTCGTATATTTGCCCGCGGACCTGATGGTGCAGGCTTGAACTTCATGGACCGTCAGGCCGAGAAGATGGAAGAAATGCTATTCCCTTATGTGGAAAACGGCACCATCGACTCAATTTATACGGTGGTGGGCCAATGGGATCCTAATATTGTATTTATTACGGTTCCGCTTAAGCATTGGGATGATCGCGACAAGTCATTACAAGATATCGTGGGTGAAATT encodes:
- a CDS encoding O-acetylhomoserine aminocarboxypropyltransferase/cysteine synthase family protein, which encodes MKPETIALHAGYTSEETTKAATTPIYQTTSFTFDNTQHGADLFDLKVPGYIYSRIMNPTNAVLEQRLTELEGGVGALAVASGMAAIRYAIEAIAEVGSNIVSVGQLYGGTYNLFAHTFPRQGIQTTFVQANDFDGLAAAIDENTKAVFCESIGNPAGNVVDIKRWADIAHAAGVPLIVDNTVATPILCKVFDHGADIAIHSLTKYIGGHGTTVGGIIVDSGNFDWAAQSERFSMLTTPDPSYHGVTYTEALGPAAYIGRCRVVPLRNTGAALSAQSAFNIMQGLETLSLRMERHCENAEKVAAFLEKHPSVNWVNYAALPDSEHFDTCQRICGGKAAGIISFGIKGGLPAGAKFIDALQLILRLVNIGDAKSLACHPASTTHRQLNAEELASAGVSEDMVRISVGIEHIDDIVADIEQALIASQS
- a CDS encoding efflux RND transporter permease subunit, translated to MSNAPVTNDLPSLSIRRPVLIVVLNLLIAIAGLSALSALEVRELPDVDTPRITVTATYPGASPETVDAEVTSRLEGAVARVSGVKNISAQSEENSARIRVEFRAGVDLEDAANETRESVSRVQRQLPDNVEELAIIRADSDAQAVVSLAISSDTLDMETLTERVDTDVAPLFLSIPGVADVSMSGDRERVLRVSVDPLRLTSFGLSMAEIASALSLAPFDVPAGSIQSSDQALIVRADATSVSAEDVGNIVVSGDIRISDVASVYFGPADSSSMVRLDGRPVIGLGVIRQASSNTIEISDEVLSMVKDLDKRFTDMKIVVTSDDAEFIRDSVKEVVVSLSLTVALVVLTLLVFIGSWRATIVPALSIPVSLAGALGIIWAMGFSVNILTLLALVLATGMIVDDAIVVSENIQRRRAMGLGPRAAAVIGTREVFFAVIATTAVLASVFIPIAFLPSTAGRLFREFGGVLAGAVIISSFVALSLVPALTARLSKKQSTKSGFFDATFGRFGHACLRLYQKSLVFALKYAWAVGILSLLAGGGAYLLAKNIDNELMPSEDRGTIRIFARGPDGAGLNFMDRQAEKMEEMLFPYVENGTIDSIYTVVGQWDPNIVFITVPLKHWDDRDKSLQDIVGEIRPGLQAIPGAPGNAFGGNSLNLRGQGGGLELALTGDTYENIHKAALAFAIEIENALPEVGRPQISYDPTQPQMRVNIDRRRAEELGVPLPDIASALRAAVNGDDIADLNVGDQAIPIMLQTNNRNSINPSDLTNLYVKSSTGNLVPLSSVAFITEEGVAAELERQAQRRAINIEMDLPEDLALSDVVDRIRELGNETLPDGMGLVFLGEAQTYEETSKQVALTYVLAFIIVLLVLAAQFESVNSAVVVMLTVPFGIAAAIYALYLTSTSINIYSQIGLVMLIGLLAKNAILLIEFADQLRDKGYSVYDAIIEAGRVRLRPIMMTLVSTILGGLPLILSTGAGAEARNAIGWVVFGGLGIAVVFTLYLTPVLYLALARFTKPRADESQRLEGEMRDAELREEASIS
- a CDS encoding efflux RND transporter periplasmic adaptor subunit; translation: MISRYARVSACCVVLALTSVPAYSQFMGDKQAKLVVTEPVSFMYETRKVEAVGSAEALRSIALYPAVADEVIEVNFVPGQLVEAGKVLVKLDNRRQKNAVKRAELTLKDAQRTLDRLITSHAQGAVPISELDLARTQRDLAEVALEEAIVDLDDRFIKAPFDGVVGITDIEVGDRINEQTLITTLDHRSKLYINFKAPEAALPVLMNAPDVTLEPWSDREVAIKAEIAQIDSRINEADRTLRARALLDNSADKFRPGMSFRVNLSIKGDRYAAIPEAALLWGATGAYIWLAESGKAKRVDVNVHQRLRGAILVSGAISEGDTLIAEGVQRLRNGQAITTELVGGPANE
- a CDS encoding DsbA family protein, whose amino-acid sequence is MEKPVRQPRQQVTQQSSKSILYYVHDPMCSWCWAFVPVWNTIKQNLPNHIEVQYVLGGLAPDSNEPMPSAMQAAISGYWKTIMQRVPGTIFNFDFWEKCEPRRSTYPSCRAVIAARKQDASKEETMIEAIQEGYYLHAMNPSNDTTLIELASELGLNPEQFEKELNSAETQQTLMEEISMGQAIGAQGFPSLILKNESGYRFIALDYNDANVTLAQLG
- a CDS encoding M20/M25/M40 family metallo-hydrolase, encoding MIKRIKFNTLFVGMVFMFSQTSMADTATEQKITKHINDNLTQSQALLEKTVNINSGTMNFDGVKKVGAIYQAEFDAMGFDTQWVDGSEFNRAGHLVASYGNSGPKILMIGHLDTVFAKDDAFQNYSVVDDTHIAGPGITDMKGGDVIIIAALQALKALDLLDKISIKVVMTGDEESSGRPLSLSKKALVDAAIWADIALGFEDADGDIKTAVVARRGSIGWQLDVTGKPAHSSQIFTDNVGYGAIFETARILNSFREQLAGVGNITFNPGLIAGGTEVEVQPENSIVQGFGKTNVVAKEVTVKGGIRTLTADELAKAKKVMQEVASNNLAHTSATLTFADGYPPMAPTDENYALLKMYSDVSKSLGYGPVAPVNPRNAGAADISFAADHVDMAIDGLGLMGDGGHTKDEVADMSTFAQNMHKAAILLYRLGEAQAL
- a CDS encoding ABC transporter transmembrane domain-containing protein, with translation MATPLNEVSTKQVLQWIGSHLSQYKKRVAGAITALFTAAIAWLMLGQGIKYAIDSGFVESASETLNQATVIVLVITLIACIATYARFYLMTWLGERVSADIRNQVYSHLLSLPPSFFAELRTGEVISRFTSDTTVIQTVVGMSLSMTLRSVVTFIGALVLMGISSPLLTFCVIIAVPAVLVPIKVLAPQVRKFAKISQDKVADLGSHIDESLHEIMTVQAYTAEDKERAHFSSRVESAMDAAKHRIHYRSLLIGCIMCLSMTAIIFIAWVGARQVLEGQMTVGELSAFLFYAVMAGGSIATVSEVIGEVQRGVGASERLYQLLNATSDVTSLSEHSASSQIPQVAPAIVFKDMSFGYPGTKPLFNHLNLNIKAGENLALVGASGAGKSSLFQLLMRFYDPTNGEITFDDTPIMGMPLRCLRQHIAIVTQEPVVFASSVMENIRYGSPKASDDEVISAAKKAFAHEFIDNLENRYHTQLGERGIKLSGGQKQRIAIARAILANRPILLLDEATSALDAMSERMVQQAMNRLMEGKTSIVIAHRLATVQHADRIVVMDKGKIVSIGTHAQLMKSDTLYREYAELQLLS